A region from the Lycium barbarum isolate Lr01 chromosome 8, ASM1917538v2, whole genome shotgun sequence genome encodes:
- the LOC132607976 gene encoding uncharacterized protein LOC132607976, translating into MTSEAVGSNLAGDAVSAPGDDTGGASWEVDSDILEIGKKEGPREEFKKNEGTGGSRRSELAKLYKRVVATDTSPKQLQYATRVPNVRYVCTSPKMSMAEVENKIGAESSVDLVTIAAALHWFDLPTFYQQVKWVLKKPNGVIAAWSYTVPQVNSSVDAVFDQFYYNDAGPYWESPRKLVDEKYKTIDFPFEPVDGCGHSGPFQFKIEKAMDLDTYFTYLKSLSACQTAKQKGVELLTGHVVDKFNCAWDEISQKTVIFPLYLRIGKVRNLDSLPGA; encoded by the exons ATGACATCCGAAGCCGTGGGCTCGAATTTAGCCGGAGACGCAGTCTCGGCCCCCGGGGACGACACTGGTGGAGCATCGTGGGAAGTGGATTCGGACATCTTGGAAATAGGAAAGAAAGAAGGTCCGAGAGAGGAATTTAAGAAAAATGAAGGAACTGGTGGTTCGAGGAGGAGTGAA TTGGCTAAGCTGTACAAGAGAGTAGTAGCCACAGACACAAGTCCTAAGCAGCTGCAATATGCAACGAGGGTACCTAATGTTCGATACGTTTGTACCTCTCCCAAGATGTCAATGGCTGAAGTAGAAAATAAAATAGGAGCAGAGTCAAGTGTAGACCTGGTAACAATTGCTGCAGCTCTTCATTGGTTTGATCTCCCGACTTTCTACCAACAAGTGAAATGGGTGCTCAAGAAACCAAATGGAGTAATCGCGGCCTGGTCCTACACTGTGCCACAAGTAAATAGCTCAGTTGATGCAGTTTTTGATCAATTTTACTACAATGATGCTGGGCCTTATTGGGAATCTCCAAGAAAGTTGGTCGATGAAAAGTACAAAACTATTGATTTTCCATTTGAGCCTGTGGATGGTTGTGGTCACAGTGGACCGTTCCAGTTCAAGATTGAGAAAGCCATGGACTTGGATACTTATTTCACATACCTGAAGTCATTGTCAGCTTGTCAAACTGCAAAACAAAAGGGTGTTGAGCTCTTGACAGGTCATGTTGTTGACAAATTCAATTGTGCTTGGGATGAAATTAGCCAGAAAACTGTAATTTTCCCACTTTACTTGAGGATTGGCAAAGTAAGGAACTTGGATTCTCTTCCAGGAGCTTAG
- the LOC132606345 gene encoding uncharacterized protein LOC132606345 — MMDQCAMRIKPVQSEVRTRWLTQRRGPLFPRKGDRLPKPRFQKLKVNVCGYNGFDLELDDLCDSTFISPYAADWLNLTWVKKRYPYDSNGYQVEWVVKVVISHGDYVETVRCDVFPLKISHLCFGQPWFRKHDVPNVRDWIRYVIDEEGWPLFPFPLPKENPNSAYVSSMPIGECNAMQNGKSGLTGMSRLPQKKQENGIEKNMREKKNNEGDEVLHSDTHNLFFSSSCLNSFVGTGENKLESEPPTMETHEEDAMTSEELICRKEELEGKENHSCELEGKLTKFTTLDANVEHADCVSMSKELSCVGLKFSLSCDDKLNESCGDTLVVLGCDPETETTCVFNEMKTSVDTYDESLNAKDTTFVGERSENKLIDFSVLSLESNLEPCVCVSNIPLLVDDYSGYDGIVGHKCDCLELGTPPMFDKEESNSSLSLYDVESAHDNEIDLNDEFEHVNLDETFLVKLFLLGDACLFNDEFEFLNTLSCDGINSLLDSSLDRGHCLGKESVGSFLSNKSSLCGPNRDLVLNSIHDCESELTDGEVTLSITFLYYLFAYDEGHDCFRSFCDVEDLKCDFECARRVGSDLEEDWESSAEFFNSEEECEDEFSLGAEFELKSLGVILEAEKESRIVDASSSVYYLLNVILIWITHLR, encoded by the coding sequence ATGATGGACCAATGTGCAATGAGGATTAAACCCGTTCAATCGGAAGTAAGAACTAGATGGCTTACACAAAGGAGAGGACCACTATTTCCAAGAAAAGGAGATAGATTGCCTAAGCCAAGGTTTCAAAAATTGAAGGTGAATGTTTGTGGGTATAATGGCTTTGATCTAGAGCTTGACGATTTGTGTGACTCCACATTCATCTCTCCTTATGCGGCTGATTGGTTGAATTTGACATGGGTTAAAAAGAGATATCCATATGACTCTAATGGGTATCAAGTTGAGTGGGTGGTCAAGGTGGTAATATCTCATGGAGATTATGTTGAAACGGTCCGATGTGATGTGTTTCCCCTAAAAATAAGTCACTTATGCTTTGGACAGCCCTGGTTTCGAAAACACGATGTTCCAAATGTACGAGATTGGATAAGGTATGTCATAGATGAGGAAGGATGGCCTCTCTTTCCATTCCCACTTCCGAAAGAAAATCCCAATAGTGCATATGTCTCTTCTATGCCTATAGGGgagtgtaatgccatgcaaaatgGAAAGTCCGGGTTGACTGGAATGAGTAGGCTGCCACAAAAGAAACAAGAGAATGGAATTGAAAAGAacatgagagaaaagaaaaataatgaggGAGATGAAGTTCTTCACTCTGACACTCACaatctttttttttcctctaGTTGCTTGAATTCTTTTGTAGGTACCGGTGAAAACAAGCTGGAAAGTGAGCCTCCGACAAtggaaactcatgaagaggatgCAATGACTTCGGAAGAGCTGATTTGCCGAAAAGAGGAACTTGAAGGTAAAGAGAACCATTCTTGTGAGCTTGAAGGTAAGTTGACTAAATTCACTACTTTAGATGCTAATGTTGAGCATGCTGATTGTGTGAGTATGAGTAAGGAATTATCTTGTGTGGGCTTAAAGTTTTCTTTGTCTTGTGATGATAAGTTGAATGAATCTTGTGGAGATACACTAGTTGTTCTTGGTTGTGATCCTGAAACTGAAACTACTTGTGTGTTTAATGAGATGAAAACTAGTGTTGACACTTATGATGAGAGTCTTAATGCAAAAGACACAACTTTTGTGGGTGAAAggagtgaaaacaagttgattGATTTTAGCGTCTTGTCTTTAGAAAGCAATCTTGAACCTTGTGTGTGTGTGAGCAATATTCCATTATTAGTTGATGATTATTCTGGATATGATGGAATTGTTGGCCATAAATGTGATTGTTTGGAATTAGGCACACCACCCATGTTTGATAAGGAAGAAAGCAATTCATCTTTAAGTCTTTATGATGTTGAATCTGCGCATGATAATGAAATTGACTTGAATGATGAGTTTGAACATGTGAACTTGGATGAGACCTTTCTTGTGAAACTATTCTTACTTGGAGATGCTTGTTTGTTTAATGATGAGTTTGAGTTTCTTAATACTCTTTCTTGTGATGGAATTAACTCCTTGTTGGATAGTTCACTTGATAGAGGACATTGTCTTGGAAAGGAAAGTGTGGGAAGTTTCTTAAGTAATAAATCTTCTTTGTGTGGTCCAAATCGTGATCTTGTGCTTAATAGTATTCATGATTGTGAAAGTGAACTTACTGATGGTGAAGTGACCTTAAGTATCACTTTTCTTTACTatttgtttgcatatgatgaggGTCATGATTGTTTTAGGAGCTTTTGTGATGTGGAGGACTTAAAGTGTGACTTTGAGTGTGCTAGACGTGTAGGAAGTGATCTTGAAGAGGATTGGGAAAGTAGTGCAGAATTCTTTAATAGTGAAGAAGAATGTGAGGATGAGTTCTCACTAGGAGCAGAATTTGAGTTGAAATCTCTAGGTGTGATTCTTGAAGCGGAAAAGGAAAGTAGAATTGTGGATGCTAGTTCTAGTGTCTATTATTTACTTAATGTGATCCTTATATGGATAACTCACTTGAGATAG